From Amphiprion ocellaris isolate individual 3 ecotype Okinawa chromosome 10, ASM2253959v1, whole genome shotgun sequence, one genomic window encodes:
- the fam110b gene encoding protein FAM110B: MPTETLAPALPDSKAAGPAAPFSSSVPLRILNKGPEYFRRQVEPNPKRLSAVERLEADKAKYVKSQEVINAKQEPIKPPVLAKPPVGHTLLSKRGSGIGGGGNGGGIPFKASNNNAKSDTCATSSGSSKRENLNLEILKNLLNSSSSSGAGSEGLGGGAKSAVLMRSSGGMARSWTPSGMPLTYRSTMTLNEQPSDIAPSPSTSHSLRSFSHSLKVPPINSGGRRSPQQGANLNLSRRVLDERGGEGGVIERSRSPLPPLLTSHSSSDLLRLCNGKPLRTARSSSSSAPPLPPKPNPASLPPPALSLSLPPTRPTPSPSPCDNTTPQSLPCDFGYPSNTTADPNLELELGSSVARRPSLHRSKSDLSDRYARAGADVERFFNYCGLDPEELEGVGPENFARANSDIVSLNFRSASMISSDCDRSRRSSNDGLSDGDEGEDEEEEAGERVPYGISAVERNARVIKWLYSIKQARETQKVSHV; this comes from the exons GTGGAGCCGAACCCAAAGCGTCTCAGTGCTGTTGAGAGATTAGAAGCTGACAAGGCCAAGTATGTCAAGAGCCAGGAAGTTATTAATGCCAAGCAGGAGCCAATCAAACCACCCGTGCTGGCTAAGCCTCCCGTTGGTCACACCCTTCTGTCGAAGAGAGGCTCTGGGATTGGTGGAGGAGGAAATGGAGGTGGAATACCTTTTAAAGCCTCCAACAACAACGCCAAGTCAGACACGTGTGCAACAAGCAGTGGCAGCAGCAAACGGGAGAATTTAAACTTGGAGATCCTAAAAAATCTGCTAAACTCATCATCCTCCTCAGGAGCAGGATCTGAAGGACTAGGAGGTGGAGCTAAGAGTGCTGTGCTGATGAGGTCATCAGGGGGAATGGCCAGGAGTTGGACGCCATCTGG GATGCCCTTAACCTACCGATCTACAATGACACTTAATGAACAACCATCAGACATAGCTCCAAGCCCCAGCACCTCACACTCCCTGCGATCCTTCTCCCATTCCCTGAAGGTCCCCCCGATCAACAGCGGGGGGCGTCGCAGTCCACAACAGGGAGCAAACCTCAATCTCAGCAGACGAGTCCTGGATgagagaggaggtgaaggaggagtTATCGAACGTTCTCGCTCCCCACTACCACCTCTGCTCACCTCCCACTCGTCTTCCGACCTTCTGCGACTGTGTAACGGCAAGCCACTCCGCACAGCACGATCCAGTAGCTCCTCAGCTCCACCCCTTCCTCCAAAACCTAAccctgcctccctcccccctcctgccctttctttgtctttgcccCCGACTCGTCCAACTCCATCTCCCTCCCCCTGTGATAACACCACTCCTCAATCGCTACCGTGTGATTTTGGGTACCCTTCCAATACAACAGCTGATCCCAACCTGGAGCTTGAACTTGGTTCATCTGTGGCTCGTCGCCCCTCACTACACAGATCTAAATCAGACCTGTCAGACCGATACGCCCGGGCTGGAGCTGACGTGGAACGCTTTTTTAACTACTGTGGCCTCGACCCCGAGGAGCTGGAGGGGGTTGGTCCAGAGAACTTTGCGAGAGCGAACTCAGACATTGTCAGTCTGAACTTCCGATCAGCTTCTATGATCTCCTCCGACTGTGACCGATCGCGACGATCTTCCAATGATGGGCTATCGGACGGAGATgagggtgaggatgaggaggaggaggccggGGAGCGTGTGCCATATGGCATCTCAGCTGTGGAGCGAAATGCAAGGGTCATTAAATGGCTGTATAGCATTAAACAagccagagagacacaaaaggtCTCACATGTTTAG